Proteins encoded in a region of the Pieris rapae chromosome 12, ilPieRapa1.1, whole genome shotgun sequence genome:
- the LOC111001204 gene encoding 2-oxoglutarate-dependent dioxygenase htyE has translation MASPQEETLLARCEIPIIDLAHIGTEICPMKSVVRRIGQQLFAALSTKGLAMLVNHGIAEEKLKAVYADLDNFCALPEGCQAQYLCNPVNKHGYVRPGTEQFDETKTELRHSFNITTLSAAAMPAQEEVPDFPSHTFPLAHDLTNLSRVLLQALASVFGLPASALLASHSGMLQSDGCNPSSMQLLYYPPVPPEDKGPCCHDAIAYTRCGAHSDRCTFTLVAQDSEGGLEVKLNGSEKWQAVGHLPGAILVQTGELLGNWTTNLLPALMHRVVVPSGMYARARGRHCVAFFCHPDKDAIVPPLIIPLAPTPPVCAPQHLSLHHRLLNAAHHIQKRFRETYA, from the exons GAACGGAAATATGTCCTATGAAATCAGTGGTACGTCGCATTGGCCAGCAACTCTTTGCCGCCCTTAGTACTAAGGGCCTAGCAATGCTTGTAAACCACGGCATCGCTGAGGAGAAG CTAAAAGCAGTGTATGCTGATTTAGATAACTTCTGCGCTCTACCAGAGGGATGTCAAGCGCAGTACCTTTGCAATCCTGTCAACAAGCATGGTTACGTTCGTCCGGGAACCGAACAATTTGATGAAACTAAAACG GAATTACGTCACTCGTTCAACATCACAACTCTGTCTGCCGCCGCGATGCCTGCGCAGGAGGAGGTGCCTGACTTCCCCTCTCACACCTTTCCCCTCGCACACGACCTCACCAACCTGTCTAGAGTGTTGCTACAGGCCTTGGCTTCTGTTTTCG GTCTTCCAGCATCCGCTTTGCTGGCGTCTCACTCTGGTATGCTGCAAAGTGATGGATGCAACCCCTCATCCATGCAGCTTCTCTACTATCCCCCAGTGCCCCCTGAAGATAAGGGACCGTGTTGTCATGATGCTATCGCCTACACCCGTTGTGGAGCGCATAGCGACAGATGTACTTTCACTCTGGTAGCACAGGATTCAGAAGGAGGCCTCGAG gtaAAATTGAACGGAAGTGAGAAATGGCAGGCTGTCGGTCATCTCCCTGGAGCCATTCTTGTTCAGACTGGTGAACTGCTTGGTAATTGGACTACAAATTTGCTTCCGGCTTTG atgCACCGCGTCGTGGTACCATCTGGAATGTACGCTCGTGCCCGCGGCCGCCATTGCGTTGCGTTCTTCTGTCATCCCGACAAGGACGCGATAGTTCCCCCACTGATCATTCCGCTTGCCCCAACTCCACCAGTTTGTGCCCCACAGCACCTTTCGCTTCACCATCGTCTTCTAAACGCCGCTCATCACATACAGAAACGCTTTAGGGAAACGTACGCATGA